GTTCAAGTTTTGCCGCCAGCAGCGACAGCGGCCAGCAACAGAAGAAATACAGCATAAAAATCAGGCCGTAAACCCAAAATGAAGCATTGGGTTGCGTCAGCAGCGAGTTTTCGATGATTTGCTGACCAACTTTGACGACTTCGATGACGCCGATAAGGGAGGCGAGCGAGCTGGTTTTGATCATGCGCGTAAACAGATTGACGGCGCCGGGCAATACGCGGCGGATGCTTTGCGGCAGCTCGATGTAGCGGAATACCTGCCCGCGGCTCAAGCCGAGTGCCAGGCCTGATTCGACCTGGTGTTTTTCAATCGATTCCAATGCACCGCGGACCAAATCGCCCATTTCGGCGATGCCCCACATGGTAAATACCCAGACGCAGACCCAAAATCCATCGATGTGGATGCCTGTCCAGACGGATAGGCCGAAATACAGGCCGAACAGCCACACCAAAATCGGCACGATTCGGATGGTTTCGAGATAAAACCGTCCGATAAAGCGGATGAGCTGGTTGCGCGAACGCAAAACCAAGCCGAACAGCGTACCCAATACGCAGGAGGCGGCAACGGAGGCCAGGGAAATCTGCGCCGTCAGCAACAGA
This genomic interval from Neisseria sp. Marseille-Q5346 contains the following:
- a CDS encoding amino acid ABC transporter permease, encoding MVFDWLFEGQNAARLGEGLLLTAQISLASVAASCVLGTLFGLVLRSRNQLIRFIGRFYLETIRIVPILVWLFGLYFGLSVWTGIHIDGFWVCVWVFTMWGIAEMGDLVRGALESIEKHQVESGLALGLSRGQVFRYIELPQSIRRVLPGAVNLFTRMIKTSSLASLIGVIEVVKVGQQIIENSLLTQPNASFWVYGLIFMLYFFCCWPLSLLAAKLEQKWEH